A stretch of Polypterus senegalus isolate Bchr_013 chromosome 5, ASM1683550v1, whole genome shotgun sequence DNA encodes these proteins:
- the LOC120529882 gene encoding uncharacterized protein LOC120529882 codes for MEAPRQGKVQEFLQDQGCVWVFNPPHSSHMGGVWERMIGVVRRILDSMLLQSGRVRLTHEVLTTLMAEIIAIINARPLVPVSTDPEHPNVLTPSMLLTQKIGTPFLSQSNFGTGEMLRNQWKRVQYLAEEFWNRWRTEYLSTLQTRQKWQNKRPDIKEGDVVLLKEKQVRRNEWPMGIIMKTAPSKDGLIRKVEIKMVQQGVTKILYRPISELVFLLSPD; via the coding sequence ATGGAAGCTCCAAGGCAAGGGAAGGTGCAGGAGTTCCTACAAGATCAAGGATGTGTTTGGGTTTTCAACCCACCTCATTCATCGCATATGGGAGGAGTGTGGGAACGCATGATCGGCGTGGTACGACGCATATTAGACTCCATGCTATTGCAGTCTGGTCGTGTACGACTTACCCATGAAGTGTTAACAACACTAATGGCTGAGATCATCGCCATAATTAATGCACGTCCCCTGGTACCTGTTTCAACTGATCCTGAACATCCTAATGTCCTAACACCTTCCATGCTGCTCACCCAAAAAATAGGCACACCCTTTCTGTCTCAGAGTAACTTTGGTACAGGTGAGATGTTGAGAAACCAATGGAAGCGTGTCCAATACCTTGCTGAGGAATTCTGGAATAGGTGGAGAACGGAGTACCTCAGCACTCTGCAGACCCGacagaaatggcaaaataaaagacCTGACATCAAAGAAGGTGATGTTGTCCTTCTGAAGGAAAAGCAAGTCAGGAGGAATGAATGGCCTATGGGAATAATAATGAAGACTGCTCCCAGCAAAGATGGATTAATAAGGAAGGTTGAGATAAAGATGGTTCAGCAAGGAGTAACAAAAATCCTTTACAGGCCCATTTCAGAACTGGTTTTTCTTTTATCACCAGATTAA